One genomic region from Quercus robur chromosome 4, dhQueRobu3.1, whole genome shotgun sequence encodes:
- the LOC126722150 gene encoding putative disease resistance protein RGA1, translating to MKFSLQNPSTTFSTSSCCFPLSQLETLQLEWVNDLESLPAAWLRNLVSLRRLSIFNCNGLRSFPGGGIQHLTSLQDMKIWDCNELVFLNDEDDGMQWQGLRSLSSLYFTGLPKLLSLPNGLQHITTLQKLQIRDCPNLTALPEWIGNLKSLQELNISKWPNLTSLPQEICYLTSLQDLEIENCPNLIALPEWIGNLTLLQRFKIDEYPNLTSLPDGMRHLTSLQYLNIENCPNLVALPEWIGNLTSLQKLEISRCPNLRSLPQGIRHLSTLQCLTIANCPLLRQRCQRQAGEDWPKIAHIPYLDVDWYLEYAREPIEAKNKVWLKIRTLFENRNCATFHKTQ from the exons ATGAAATTCTCTCTACAAAACCCATCAACGACATTCTCAACCTCCTCATGTTGCTTTCCTCTTTCTCAATTAGAGACTTTGCAGTTAGAATGGGTTAATGATTTAGAATCACTTCCAGCTGCATGGCTACGAAATCTTGTTTCACTTCGAAGACTTTCCATTTTCAACTGTAATGGACTTAGGTCTTTCCCTGGTGGAGGCATTCAACATCTCACCTCGCTTCAAGATATGAAAATTTGGGATTGTAACGAGCTTGTTTTTCtaaatgatgaagatgatggtATGCAATGGCAAGGCCTTAGGAGCCTTAGTTCACTCTATTTTACTGGACTTCCAAAACTGCTGTCTCTACCAAATGGACTTCAACATATTACCACTCTTCAAAAACTCCAAATTCGTGATTGTCCTAATTTGACAGCTTTACCAGAGTGGATAGGTAACCTCAAATCACTTCAAGAGCTTAACATTAGCAAATGGCCCAATTTGACATCATTGCCTCAAGAGATTTGTTATCTCACCTCTTTACAAGATTTGGAGATTGAAAATTGTCCTAATTTGATTGCTTTACCAGAGTGGATAGGTAATCTCACATTACTACAAAGGTTTAAAATTGACGAATACCCCAATTTGACATCATTGCCTGATGGAATGCGTCATCTCACCTCTTTACAATATCTTAACATTGAAAATTGTCCTAATTTGGTGGCTTTACCCGAGTGGATAGGCAACCTCACATCACTACAAAAGCTTGAAATTAGCCGTTGCCCCAATTTGAGATCATTGCCTCAAGGGATTCGCCATCTCTCCACTTTACAATGCCTTACAATTGCTAATTGTCCTCTTTTACGACAAAGATGTCAGAGACAGGCAGGTGAAGATTGGCCTAAGATTGCTCATATTCCATACTTAGATGTGGATTGGTACTTGGAGTATGCAAGAg AACCAATTGAGGCAAAGAATAAAGTTTGGCTCAAAATTCGGACCTTATTTGAAAACAGAAATTGTGCAACATTTCACAAAACTCAGTG A